One Chromobacterium paludis genomic window carries:
- the dacB gene encoding D-alanyl-D-alanine carboxypeptidase/D-alanyl-D-alanine endopeptidase translates to MKTWAALWLAGLCAQAGALDLHGLQPDEVAVWAAPVEGGGPVIRHRAEAPVNPASTMKLLTGWAALNLLGPDYRWKTSLLSGAPVENGVLKGDLYWLGGGDPRFDNGDLLSLLYSLRLRGIRRIEGKLLLDKRAFADVGGADDFDEDAGRAFTVEPDTHLVNLKVAWLTFYHDERGARAVLDPPLAGVTLQAELKPGPDLPCPDPRRFVSIENDGRHVRVSGSLPPACDGQRAYVNVLSHDEFAGQDFAALWHALGGEGPLGMGLGRTPDDARELAARQSQTLAVALSDINKYSNNTMARTLFLTLGREAGGEGSAAAAARAVRETLTRHGMDDVDALTLENGSGLSRRERVTARLLGEVLLDAARGPYAGEFIASLPIAATDGTLKKRFADLGPRLRMKTGTLNEVKALAGYWQAADGQRLAIVAIVNGPRAKASGPALDALVSDLALRFNTEAMRSSAKP, encoded by the coding sequence CGCTCAGGCCGGCGCGCTGGACTTGCACGGTTTGCAGCCGGACGAAGTCGCCGTGTGGGCGGCGCCGGTGGAGGGCGGCGGGCCGGTGATCCGCCACCGGGCGGAGGCGCCGGTCAATCCGGCCTCCACCATGAAGCTGCTGACCGGCTGGGCGGCGCTGAACCTTCTGGGGCCGGATTACCGTTGGAAGACTTCGCTGCTGTCGGGCGCGCCGGTGGAAAACGGCGTGCTCAAGGGGGACCTGTATTGGCTGGGCGGCGGCGATCCGCGCTTCGACAACGGCGACTTGCTGAGCCTGCTGTATAGCCTGCGCCTGCGCGGCATCCGCCGGATCGAGGGCAAGCTGTTGCTGGACAAGCGAGCCTTTGCCGATGTCGGCGGCGCCGATGATTTCGACGAAGACGCGGGCCGCGCGTTCACGGTGGAGCCGGACACCCATCTGGTGAACCTTAAGGTGGCCTGGCTGACTTTCTATCACGACGAGCGCGGCGCGCGCGCGGTGCTGGACCCGCCATTGGCCGGCGTGACGCTGCAGGCGGAGTTGAAGCCGGGGCCGGACTTGCCATGCCCCGATCCGCGCCGCTTTGTCAGCATAGAGAACGACGGCCGCCATGTACGGGTGAGCGGCAGCCTGCCTCCGGCTTGCGACGGCCAGCGCGCCTACGTCAATGTGCTGAGCCATGATGAATTCGCCGGCCAGGACTTTGCCGCCTTGTGGCATGCGCTGGGTGGGGAGGGGCCGCTGGGGATGGGCTTGGGCCGGACTCCGGACGACGCGCGCGAGCTGGCGGCCAGACAGTCGCAAACGCTGGCGGTGGCGCTGTCCGACATCAACAAGTACAGCAACAACACCATGGCGCGCACGCTGTTCCTGACCCTGGGGCGCGAGGCCGGCGGCGAAGGCAGCGCCGCGGCCGCGGCGCGCGCCGTGCGCGAGACGCTGACGCGCCACGGGATGGACGATGTCGACGCGCTGACCCTGGAGAACGGCTCCGGCCTGTCGCGGCGGGAGCGGGTAACGGCGCGGCTGCTGGGCGAAGTGCTGCTGGATGCCGCGCGCGGGCCGTATGCCGGCGAGTTCATCGCCAGCCTGCCCATCGCCGCCACCGACGGCACCTTGAAGAAGCGCTTCGCCGATCTGGGGCCGCGGCTCAGGATGAAGACCGGCACGCTGAACGAAGTCAAGGCGCTGGCCGGCTACTGGCAGGCGGCCGACGGCCAGCGGCTGGCCATCGTCGCCATCGTCAACGGTCCGCGCGCCAAGGCGTCCGGCCCGGCGCTGGACGCGCTGGTGTCGGACCTGGCGCTGCGCTTCAACACCGAAGCCA